In one window of Synechococcus sp. M16CYN DNA:
- a CDS encoding uracil phosphoribosyltransferase, translated as MATSLRVVVPPHPLIGHWLTMLRHRETPPALYATAIQELGRWLTYESLRDWLPHRREIVPTSHGNTEGLVVEARVPLLAVPVLPGGLELWQGARQVLPDAALCLNGVPTNIETNAGVVLFIDQITNGEITLDLVQQLQNQDINGNQLRVITVVCASPGLRTLGRAVPELTLYTACIDEDLDDSGQANPGIGDPLQRLNIR; from the coding sequence ATGGCTACGAGCCTCCGCGTGGTGGTGCCACCTCATCCCCTGATTGGTCATTGGCTCACCATGCTTCGACACCGGGAGACACCACCAGCGTTGTATGCAACTGCGATACAAGAACTCGGCCGTTGGTTGACCTACGAATCCCTGCGGGATTGGCTCCCCCATCGGCGCGAAATTGTACCCACAAGCCACGGCAACACCGAAGGGCTCGTAGTGGAAGCAAGAGTGCCCCTTTTGGCAGTCCCTGTTCTGCCAGGGGGCTTGGAACTGTGGCAAGGCGCTCGACAGGTCCTACCCGATGCAGCCCTATGTTTAAACGGCGTTCCCACAAACATCGAAACCAACGCGGGCGTGGTGTTGTTTATCGATCAAATTACCAATGGGGAAATCACCTTGGATCTCGTTCAACAGCTCCAGAATCAAGATATCAACGGGAATCAACTGAGAGTGATTACAGTGGTTTGCGCAAGTCCTGGTTTAAGGACTCTGGGAAGGGCAGTACCTGAACTTACTTTATACACCGCTTGTATCGATGAAGATTTGGACGATTCAGGACAAGCCAATCCCGGCATCGGTGACCCTCTGCAAAGACTCAACATCAGATGA
- the ilvD gene encoding dihydroxy-acid dehydratase, whose product MLRSDVITKGTQRSPNRAMLRTVGFSDADFGKPILGIANGYSTITPCNMGLDALAKCAEEAVRAAGGMPQIFGTITVSDGISMGTEGMKYSLVSREVIADAIETACNGQSMDGLLAVGGCDKNMPGAMMAMARMNIPAIFVYGGTIKPGKLGGRDLTVVDAFEAVGHLASGKIDEKQLIAIEKNACPGVGSCGGMFTANTMSAAIETMGLSLPYSSTMAAEDAEKTESAARSAEVLVNAVKANIRPLNLLTKEAFENAISVIMAVGGSTNAVLHLLAIARIARVDLNIDDFERIRQRVPVICDLKPSGRFVTVDLHRTGGIPQVMKLLLDAGLLHGDCRNVEGKSLRELLADVPSTPPGSQDVIKPLSNPIYNKGHLAILKGNLAQEGSVAKISGVKRPVLTGPARVFESEEDCLAAILDKKINTGDVVVIRYEGPVGGPGMREMLAPTSAIVGQGLGDKVALVTDGRFSGGTYGLVVGHVAPEAAAGGTIGLVREGDSITVDADRLLLQLNVDDTELANRRATWSRPKPLYTTGVLGKYARLVSTSSKGAITDQLD is encoded by the coding sequence ATGCTCCGCTCTGATGTCATCACTAAGGGAACTCAACGTTCACCCAATCGCGCCATGTTGCGGACAGTCGGATTTAGTGATGCTGATTTCGGCAAACCAATCCTTGGAATTGCAAACGGCTATAGCACAATCACGCCCTGTAACATGGGCCTGGACGCTTTAGCAAAATGCGCCGAGGAGGCGGTTCGTGCCGCTGGAGGGATGCCGCAGATATTCGGGACTATCACAGTAAGTGATGGTATCTCAATGGGCACAGAGGGGATGAAATACTCCCTAGTGAGTCGTGAAGTCATCGCGGATGCTATTGAGACAGCTTGCAACGGTCAAAGCATGGATGGCCTGTTAGCTGTCGGCGGTTGCGACAAAAACATGCCTGGAGCCATGATGGCCATGGCACGGATGAACATCCCTGCGATATTCGTTTATGGGGGAACGATTAAGCCTGGAAAGCTCGGCGGCCGTGATCTCACCGTGGTGGACGCTTTCGAAGCGGTGGGTCATCTGGCCAGCGGGAAGATCGATGAAAAGCAACTCATTGCCATCGAGAAAAATGCCTGTCCTGGAGTAGGAAGCTGCGGTGGAATGTTCACCGCTAACACCATGAGTGCTGCCATTGAAACTATGGGTCTTAGCCTTCCTTACAGTTCCACGATGGCGGCAGAAGACGCAGAAAAAACCGAAAGTGCTGCTCGATCAGCAGAGGTGTTGGTGAATGCCGTTAAGGCTAACATTCGACCGCTAAATCTTCTTACTAAAGAAGCCTTCGAAAATGCCATCAGTGTGATCATGGCGGTGGGTGGGTCCACTAATGCTGTTTTGCATCTATTGGCCATTGCCCGAATTGCCAGGGTCGATTTAAATATCGACGACTTTGAACGAATCCGCCAACGCGTTCCAGTGATCTGCGATCTCAAGCCCAGCGGGCGCTTCGTAACAGTTGACTTACATCGAACCGGGGGAATTCCTCAAGTAATGAAGTTGCTGTTAGATGCCGGATTACTGCACGGCGATTGCCGCAATGTAGAAGGCAAAAGTCTGCGAGAGCTGTTAGCAGACGTGCCCTCCACACCACCAGGAAGTCAGGATGTTATCAAACCTCTTAGTAATCCTATTTACAATAAGGGGCATTTGGCCATCCTAAAAGGTAATTTAGCTCAGGAAGGCAGCGTAGCTAAAATTAGCGGTGTTAAAAGGCCAGTTCTAACAGGTCCTGCTCGGGTCTTTGAAAGCGAAGAGGATTGTTTGGCAGCTATTTTGGACAAGAAAATCAATACGGGCGACGTTGTGGTGATTCGCTACGAAGGGCCTGTTGGAGGGCCCGGTATGCGTGAAATGCTGGCTCCCACCTCCGCTATAGTTGGACAGGGCCTTGGTGATAAAGTGGCCTTGGTCACCGATGGGCGCTTTAGTGGTGGTACATACGGGCTGGTGGTGGGGCATGTGGCACCAGAAGCTGCTGCTGGCGGGACAATCGGGCTTGTTCGAGAGGGAGATAGCATCACTGTAGATGCCGATAGATTACTTCTTCAACTCAACGTTGATGATACGGAACTGGCTAACCGCCGTGCGACCTGGTCACGACCGAAGCCCCTTTACACGACAGGTGTTTTGGGCAAATACGCCAGACTGGTTTCAACATCCAGCAAGGGAGCAATAACGGACCAGTTAGATTGA
- a CDS encoding CIA30 family protein, producing the protein MQPPVFEQVLFKDSEFVGWTSLNDDVMGGTSRADCQITTEGLLLKGELIEAGGGFVSCRSPRLRPPLNLSRFSALRLDVDGEGRTLKIALGCRDGALGLTELIPGGLRWVIDAPTQKVGTTQIMISFADLRPMIRARPVLLPLRFDVSGITRLQVLHSKFGDSGSPNPGFRAGAIRLLIRSIRALS; encoded by the coding sequence ATGCAACCGCCGGTTTTTGAGCAGGTTCTTTTCAAAGACAGTGAATTTGTTGGTTGGACCAGTTTAAATGATGATGTTATGGGAGGAACGTCCCGTGCAGACTGTCAAATCACTACTGAGGGCTTATTGCTCAAAGGAGAGTTAATCGAAGCAGGTGGTGGGTTTGTGAGTTGTCGATCGCCGCGACTGCGGCCACCTTTAAATCTCTCTAGATTTTCGGCTCTTCGGTTAGACGTGGATGGGGAAGGACGAACACTAAAAATAGCCTTGGGTTGCCGTGATGGTGCATTAGGTCTTACCGAACTGATACCAGGAGGTTTGCGCTGGGTTATTGATGCTCCGACCCAAAAAGTCGGGACGACCCAGATCATGATTTCTTTTGCTGATTTACGTCCCATGATTCGGGCTAGACCCGTGCTACTTCCTTTGCGATTTGATGTCAGCGGAATAACCCGTCTACAGGTACTCCACTCAAAGTTTGGTGATAGCGGTTCCCCGAATCCCGGTTTCCGAGCTGGTGCGATTCGTCTATTGATTCGTTCTATTCGAGCTCTGTCTTAG
- the pgl gene encoding 6-phosphogluconolactonase: MTTYRIVRASNPQDLSYRASQTISRYINLVLGQRDRCRIALSGGSTPTKTYSLLGQEHIPWDRVDVVLGDERWVSTDDKSSNARMLHNTLFSAGPASMAVFHSVPTVELMNADASARALAKMITQLCSSNPPVFDIMLLGLGEDGHTASLFPGTAAPLVMDRWTTVSHSKGVDRITLTAPVLSAARQVIFLVSGANKQVALKRLLDPQELSKRTPARLVQPANDVLIIADQDATAGF; the protein is encoded by the coding sequence ATGACGACCTATCGCATTGTTCGGGCGAGCAATCCTCAAGACCTGTCTTACCGAGCTTCTCAGACCATTTCCCGTTACATCAATCTTGTCCTCGGTCAACGCGATCGTTGCCGAATCGCTTTGTCTGGAGGGTCTACTCCAACAAAAACCTATTCATTATTGGGGCAAGAACATATTCCCTGGGACAGGGTGGATGTGGTGCTTGGGGACGAGCGATGGGTATCGACTGATGATAAGTCGAGCAACGCGCGCATGCTCCATAACACCCTATTTTCAGCGGGTCCCGCATCCATGGCAGTGTTTCATTCCGTGCCTACGGTTGAGCTTATGAATGCTGATGCCAGTGCTCGAGCTTTGGCAAAAATGATTACCCAGCTATGTAGTTCAAATCCCCCTGTCTTTGACATTATGCTCCTGGGATTGGGCGAGGATGGCCACACTGCCTCATTGTTCCCTGGAACCGCTGCTCCACTAGTGATGGATCGGTGGACAACGGTGAGTCATAGCAAGGGCGTTGATCGAATCACACTCACTGCTCCTGTGCTAAGCGCTGCTCGTCAAGTAATATTCTTGGTGAGTGGTGCCAATAAACAGGTGGCTCTGAAACGGCTTCTTGATCCACAAGAATTATCAAAACGTACGCCCGCTCGTCTTGTGCAGCCTGCTAATGATGTGCTGATAATCGCCGATCAGGATGCAACCGCCGGTTTTTGA
- the gndA gene encoding NADP-dependent phosphogluconate dehydrogenase — protein sequence MLKSHFGLIGLGVMGENLVLNAERNGFSSAVYNRTCSKTEEFLRGRGQGKNIQGATDLQDFVGKLERPRRILIMVKAGAAVDAVIDQLSLFLEKGDLLIDGGNSDYQDTESRVKRLEGKNLGFIGMGVSGGARGALEGPSMMPGGTKASYLAVESLLTRMAAQVEDGPCVTYIGPGGSGHLVKTVHNGIEYGIEQILAEAYDLMKRIKGMKGDQIADILAQWNSTEELSSYLVEITEVCLRTKDSLDGADLVEKIMDKAGQKGTGLWTVVTALQLGAAVPTIYAALNSRVMSSMKSQRIAAESSLKGPAVKDCDLGSSSDAMSPLMDAVVLSCVASYAQGMELLRIASSSLDYSLHMPSIAQIWKGGCIIRSRLLKRIQDAFNTDPQPVNLMMDSWFVYQVNQRLPGLMKVVAGAAEAGVPVPCFSSTLDYINSYRTGRLPQNLVQAMRDCFGSHTYQRLDKDGSFHTEWLS from the coding sequence ATGCTCAAGTCCCATTTTGGCTTAATTGGTCTCGGTGTAATGGGTGAGAACCTCGTCCTTAATGCGGAGCGAAATGGTTTCTCCAGCGCTGTTTATAATCGCACTTGTTCTAAGACCGAGGAATTTCTAAGAGGACGTGGTCAGGGCAAAAACATTCAGGGTGCTACTGATCTTCAAGATTTTGTTGGAAAATTAGAGCGTCCTCGCCGCATCTTGATAATGGTTAAGGCTGGTGCTGCGGTGGACGCAGTGATTGATCAACTTTCGCTTTTTTTAGAAAAAGGTGACCTTCTGATTGATGGCGGTAATTCCGATTATCAAGACACAGAGAGCCGCGTAAAAAGGCTTGAGGGTAAGAACCTTGGCTTTATTGGAATGGGTGTTTCTGGTGGAGCCAGAGGTGCATTGGAGGGGCCTAGCATGATGCCCGGCGGAACTAAAGCCTCCTATCTCGCCGTTGAGAGTTTGCTTACCAGGATGGCAGCCCAAGTAGAGGACGGTCCTTGTGTTACCTATATCGGGCCGGGGGGATCTGGTCACCTCGTGAAGACCGTTCACAATGGCATTGAATACGGAATCGAACAGATTCTGGCTGAGGCATACGACCTGATGAAGCGGATTAAGGGGATGAAAGGTGATCAGATAGCCGACATTCTCGCTCAATGGAACTCTACGGAAGAACTGTCCTCGTATTTGGTAGAGATCACTGAGGTCTGCCTTCGTACGAAGGATTCCCTTGATGGTGCTGATCTGGTAGAAAAAATTATGGATAAGGCTGGCCAAAAAGGAACTGGTTTGTGGACTGTGGTTACAGCTCTGCAGCTGGGGGCTGCGGTACCGACTATCTATGCAGCACTTAATAGCCGAGTTATGAGTTCCATGAAATCTCAACGCATTGCGGCTGAATCCAGCCTTAAGGGACCTGCGGTGAAGGATTGTGATTTGGGGTCTTCTTCGGATGCCATGTCACCTCTTATGGATGCTGTTGTACTCAGTTGTGTGGCGAGCTATGCGCAGGGAATGGAGCTGTTGCGGATTGCTTCAAGTAGTTTGGATTACTCCTTACACATGCCTTCTATAGCGCAAATCTGGAAGGGGGGCTGCATAATTCGATCCCGCTTGCTGAAACGCATTCAAGACGCTTTCAACACTGATCCTCAGCCAGTTAATCTAATGATGGATTCCTGGTTTGTTTATCAAGTAAATCAAAGGTTGCCAGGGTTAATGAAAGTGGTGGCAGGAGCGGCTGAGGCTGGTGTTCCTGTGCCCTGCTTTAGCAGCACATTGGATTACATCAACAGCTACCGTACAGGCCGCTTGCCCCAGAACTTGGTACAAGCCATGCGTGACTGCTTCGGTTCACATACTTACCAGCGTCTTGATAAAGACGGTAGTTTTCATACCGAGTGGCTCTCCTAA
- a CDS encoding glucose-1-phosphate adenylyltransferase, whose translation MKRVLAIILGGGAGTRLYPLTKMRAKPAVPLAGKYRLIDIPISNCINSDIHKIYVMTQFNSASLNRHLSQTFNLSNSFGGGFVEVLAAQQTPDSPSWFEGTADAVRKYQWLFQEWDVDEYLILSGDQLYRMDYSLFIEHHRRTGANLTIAALPVDAKQAEAFGLMRTDERGSIQEFREKPKGDSLRQMAIDTTRFGLTPEAAKKRRYLVSMGIYVFSHDTLFELLDKYPGHKDFGKEVIPEALKRGDKLQSYIFNDYWEDIGTIGAFYEANLALTQQPTPPFSFYDEKFPIYTRPRYLPPTKLVDAQIINSIVGEGSILKSCSIYHCVLGVRSRIETDVVLQDTLVMGADLFESNEERDTIRTHGGIPVGVGPGTTVKRAILDKNARIGSNVSIINKDRVEEADRSDLGFYIRNGIVVVQKNATVQDGAVI comes from the coding sequence ATGAAGCGGGTTTTGGCGATTATTCTTGGCGGCGGTGCTGGCACCCGCCTCTATCCCCTGACAAAGATGCGGGCCAAGCCTGCTGTCCCCTTGGCTGGTAAATATCGCTTAATCGATATCCCAATTAGCAATTGTATCAACTCCGACATCCATAAGATATACGTGATGACTCAGTTCAATAGTGCATCGTTAAACCGTCATCTCAGTCAGACGTTCAATCTATCTAATTCTTTTGGAGGAGGTTTTGTCGAGGTTTTGGCTGCCCAACAAACTCCGGATAGTCCGTCTTGGTTTGAAGGTACTGCTGATGCCGTGCGTAAATATCAGTGGTTGTTTCAGGAATGGGATGTAGATGAATATCTAATTCTTTCTGGCGATCAGCTATATCGCATGGACTACAGTTTGTTCATTGAGCATCATCGTCGTACAGGTGCAAACCTTACTATTGCGGCTCTTCCTGTTGATGCAAAGCAGGCAGAAGCTTTCGGTTTGATGCGCACTGATGAAAGAGGTAGCATCCAGGAATTCCGCGAAAAGCCCAAGGGAGATTCCCTTCGTCAGATGGCTATTGATACAACGCGCTTTGGTTTAACTCCCGAAGCTGCTAAAAAGCGTCGATACTTAGTATCGATGGGGATTTATGTGTTCAGTCATGACACACTCTTTGAACTTCTTGATAAATACCCTGGTCACAAAGATTTCGGCAAGGAAGTCATCCCTGAAGCTTTGAAAAGAGGGGATAAATTACAGAGCTACATTTTTAATGATTATTGGGAAGATATTGGAACAATCGGTGCTTTCTATGAAGCTAATCTTGCCCTTACTCAACAGCCAACGCCTCCCTTTAGTTTTTACGACGAGAAATTTCCTATCTACACTCGTCCCCGCTATCTACCGCCTACTAAACTAGTTGATGCCCAAATTATTAATTCTATTGTAGGCGAAGGCTCAATTCTAAAGTCATGCAGTATCTATCATTGTGTCCTAGGAGTTAGGAGTCGTATCGAAACTGATGTTGTCCTGCAAGATACCCTTGTGATGGGTGCGGATTTGTTCGAATCTAACGAGGAAAGAGATACAATTCGAACGCATGGTGGTATTCCTGTTGGCGTTGGTCCGGGAACAACAGTAAAGCGTGCTATTCTTGACAAAAATGCTCGTATCGGCTCTAACGTATCCATCATTAACAAAGACCGCGTTGAAGAGGCCGATCGTTCAGACCTAGGCTTCTATATCCGCAATGGGATTGTTGTGGTTCAGAAGAATGCTACCGTTCAGGATGGGGCGGTGATCTAA
- a CDS encoding glutamyl-tRNA reductase has translation MHIAVVGLSHRTAPVEIRERLSIPEQSMEMSLRSLRKNDQVLEASILSTCNRLEIYTLVRHPDLGVSAVRGFLSKYSGLQINELSPHLFNYHHQDAVDHLLRVAAGLDSLVLGEGQILSQVKKMMRLGQEHRSLGPILNRLITQAVTTGKKVRSETNLGTGAVSISSAAVELAQLKLGQSCGLNDLVTLENEQIAIVGAGKMSRLLLQHLQAKGASEVVLVNRTLQTAKLLAKDFPGFPIQCRPLTNLDQFLSTCSLVFMSTGAKNPIVDAARLQSLNRRSKLRLIDIGVPRNVAADATDVDGVDSHDVDDLQEVVARNQEVRQAIACEAEQLLQEEAQLFLDWWESLEAVPTINQLRSSMEIIRIEELQKALSRMGPDFSARERKVVEALSKGIVNKILHTPVTQLRAPQTRTERKQVLRVVERLFDLD, from the coding sequence ATGCACATTGCCGTTGTCGGCCTTAGTCATCGCACGGCCCCTGTAGAAATCAGGGAACGGCTCAGTATCCCTGAGCAGAGCATGGAAATGTCTCTTCGATCGCTTCGAAAAAATGACCAGGTGTTAGAAGCGTCGATCCTCAGCACATGCAACCGTCTAGAGATTTACACTCTGGTTCGCCATCCTGATCTTGGGGTTAGTGCTGTTAGAGGTTTTTTGAGCAAATACTCTGGTTTGCAGATTAATGAGCTATCACCTCATTTATTTAACTACCACCATCAAGATGCCGTTGACCATTTATTACGAGTAGCGGCTGGTTTGGATAGTCTCGTTCTTGGAGAAGGGCAGATACTTTCCCAGGTTAAAAAGATGATGCGTTTAGGTCAGGAGCATAGGTCTCTCGGCCCGATTTTAAACCGTTTAATTACTCAAGCGGTCACGACGGGTAAAAAGGTTCGTAGTGAGACTAATTTGGGCACCGGTGCTGTTTCAATTAGTTCTGCTGCTGTTGAATTAGCGCAATTGAAACTTGGCCAATCCTGCGGTCTCAATGATTTAGTAACCCTTGAAAATGAGCAGATTGCTATCGTCGGCGCTGGCAAAATGAGTCGGCTACTTTTGCAGCACCTGCAGGCCAAGGGTGCTTCAGAGGTTGTCTTAGTAAATCGTACCCTTCAGACGGCCAAGCTTCTTGCAAAAGATTTTCCAGGTTTTCCGATTCAATGTCGACCGCTTACAAATCTTGATCAATTTCTAAGCACGTGTTCCCTCGTTTTCATGAGCACCGGAGCGAAGAATCCTATTGTTGATGCGGCTCGCCTGCAATCCCTGAACCGCCGCAGCAAACTTAGGCTGATTGACATTGGTGTTCCTCGAAACGTTGCTGCTGACGCAACAGATGTCGATGGTGTTGATTCTCATGATGTTGATGACCTTCAGGAGGTCGTAGCTCGAAATCAGGAAGTTCGTCAGGCTATTGCTTGTGAAGCTGAACAACTCCTCCAGGAAGAGGCACAACTATTCCTGGATTGGTGGGAAAGTTTAGAGGCAGTGCCAACAATTAATCAGCTAAGATCTTCTATGGAAATCATTCGAATCGAGGAACTTCAAAAAGCCCTTAGTCGAATGGGACCCGATTTTTCAGCACGAGAACGCAAAGTAGTGGAAGCACTAAGCAAGGGAATAGTCAACAAGATTCTTCATACCCCCGTCACCCAACTAAGAGCTCCTCAAACGCGCACCGAACGGAAACAAGTCCTACGTGTAGTTGAAAGACTCTTTGATCTTGACTGA
- the glpX gene encoding class II fructose-bisphosphatase, which translates to MDQTLIQEILEVVEQAAIASATLSGKGLKDEADALAVNAMRERMSKIQMQGKIVIGEGERDEAPMLYIGEQVGTGTGPGIDFAVDPCEGTNLCAYSQRGSMAVLAASDRDGLFNAPDFYMKKLAAPPSAKGKVDIRKSATENIKILSECLGLTSDELTIVVMDRARHRDLITEIRATGARIQPISDGDVQAAIACGFAGTGTHCLMGIGAAPEGVISAAAMRALGGHFQGQLVYDPAIAQTSEWANMTKEGNLARLTDMGITDPDKVYEADELACGEHVVFAGSGITDGLLFNGVKFETDCTRTSSLVISNVDNTCRFTNTVHMKDGAQSIALN; encoded by the coding sequence GTGGATCAAACGCTCATCCAGGAAATTCTTGAGGTTGTTGAACAAGCCGCAATTGCTTCCGCTACCCTCTCTGGTAAAGGCCTTAAAGACGAGGCCGATGCTTTGGCAGTCAATGCCATGCGTGAGCGCATGAGCAAAATTCAGATGCAGGGTAAGATCGTTATCGGTGAAGGTGAACGCGACGAAGCGCCAATGCTCTATATCGGTGAGCAAGTGGGTACTGGTACAGGACCTGGTATTGATTTCGCTGTTGACCCTTGCGAAGGTACCAACCTTTGTGCCTATAGCCAACGCGGTTCGATGGCAGTTTTAGCGGCCTCTGATCGCGATGGCTTGTTTAATGCTCCCGACTTTTATATGAAGAAATTAGCAGCGCCTCCGTCAGCCAAAGGAAAGGTTGATATTCGTAAGTCTGCGACTGAAAACATCAAGATTCTCAGTGAGTGCCTTGGACTTACTTCTGATGAACTCACGATTGTCGTGATGGATCGTGCACGTCATAGAGATCTGATCACTGAAATTCGCGCAACTGGTGCCCGCATTCAGCCTATTTCTGATGGTGATGTGCAGGCCGCGATTGCTTGTGGTTTTGCTGGTACAGGCACCCATTGCCTTATGGGCATTGGCGCTGCTCCCGAGGGTGTGATCTCTGCAGCTGCTATGCGTGCTTTGGGTGGTCATTTCCAGGGTCAGCTGGTTTACGACCCTGCGATCGCTCAAACTTCTGAGTGGGCAAACATGACTAAAGAGGGTAATCTTGCACGTCTCACTGATATGGGCATCACTGACCCAGATAAGGTGTACGAGGCTGATGAGCTTGCATGTGGCGAACATGTAGTTTTTGCTGGTAGCGGCATCACTGACGGCCTTCTTTTCAATGGCGTTAAGTTTGAAACCGATTGCACCCGTACGAGCAGCCTAGTAATCAGCAATGTGGATAACACTTGCCGTTTCACCAACACGGTTCATATGAAGGATGGAGCTCAAAGCATCGCTTTGAACTAA